A window of the Candidatus Omnitrophota bacterium genome harbors these coding sequences:
- a CDS encoding alpha/beta hydrolase — protein sequence MKRLLFWRTMVILCLPVIALAGEEAVDAKRKETLDQMLKMFPKSEAWEKWLQASGELPPDFDALPTRPDLPDPLRFENGEEVKTPEQWRQRREETLNLFYHYVIGTVPPPPGEVRAAEQKLRHENKASILDLVLEFGSEFKAKLHVELFIPAGNGPFPVFITQDNHRRWAQIAASRGYIGCVYAGADSNDDTGAFIPLWPECDWTKLTRRAWAASRCIDYLYTMPTVDKGKIALTGHSRNGKLSLIGAALDERITAVISSSSGAGGACSYRFFSEAQFGEGIEFITRSFPDWLHPRLRFFAGREEKLPIDQHQLLACIAPRPCLIATALNDDVESVWAIERNFYSVRRVYSLLGAEKALALYYRPGTHETTAENIERYLDWLDARFGRGQLDVADAPIYPVGKVSASAIFPATQPANLPLLQTLDGKAIAAKEEWGEKKKGIMARILSFMGEAAPYANQPAGEYGSEYAYVAQKLGRHSLPEGIEKVSLNFGDYIAGDLYYPADAKTNAKTIPAIVWLHPLSNSNGYVAGYRRGENIHLKLAQAGFAVFAFDHIGNGERLMEVSHFYDRYPEWSLFGKMVRDALSSLDAFNGLDWVDKRRIYVFSYGLGAAVGLHAAALDERIAGAVSIAGFTPMRLDTVEKGTGGLARWSQWLPLLPKMEAFIGQETRVPYDYHEALASIAPRPVLAAAPRIDGQHPIADVRACVEEAKQVYTLFGVPDNLQLMELDDYNHLSPEIQDAVIVKFKQMIGME from the coding sequence ATGAAAAGATTATTGTTTTGGAGGACGATGGTTATTCTCTGCCTTCCGGTCATTGCGTTGGCGGGGGAGGAAGCGGTGGACGCGAAGCGCAAAGAGACGCTCGATCAAATGTTGAAGATGTTTCCCAAGAGCGAAGCGTGGGAAAAGTGGCTGCAAGCGAGCGGCGAGCTGCCGCCTGATTTCGACGCGTTGCCCACCCGCCCCGATCTTCCCGATCCTCTGCGGTTCGAAAATGGGGAAGAGGTAAAGACGCCGGAACAATGGCGGCAACGGCGGGAAGAGACGCTGAACCTTTTTTATCATTACGTCATCGGAACCGTTCCCCCGCCCCCCGGCGAAGTGCGCGCCGCCGAACAGAAACTGCGCCATGAAAATAAGGCGTCCATTCTGGATTTAGTTTTAGAATTCGGCTCCGAATTCAAGGCCAAACTGCATGTGGAGCTTTTCATTCCCGCCGGCAACGGGCCATTTCCTGTTTTCATCACCCAAGACAATCATCGCCGTTGGGCGCAAATCGCCGCCAGCCGGGGCTACATCGGCTGCGTCTACGCCGGGGCGGATTCGAACGACGACACCGGCGCGTTTATCCCGCTATGGCCGGAATGCGATTGGACCAAGTTGACGCGGCGGGCGTGGGCGGCGAGCCGCTGCATCGATTACTTGTACACCATGCCAACCGTGGATAAAGGAAAAATTGCCCTAACCGGCCACTCGCGCAACGGCAAACTATCCCTCATCGGCGCCGCTTTGGACGAGCGCATCACGGCGGTTATTTCCAGCAGTTCCGGCGCGGGAGGCGCTTGCTCCTATCGCTTCTTTTCCGAAGCCCAATTCGGCGAGGGCATCGAATTCATTACGCGCAGTTTTCCCGATTGGCTGCATCCCCGGCTGCGATTTTTTGCGGGCAGGGAAGAGAAATTGCCCATCGATCAACATCAACTATTGGCCTGCATCGCGCCTCGTCCCTGCCTGATCGCGACGGCGTTGAATGATGACGTGGAGAGCGTTTGGGCCATCGAGCGGAATTTTTATTCCGTAAGGCGAGTTTATTCCCTGCTCGGCGCGGAAAAAGCCTTGGCGCTGTACTACCGGCCAGGGACGCATGAAACCACGGCGGAGAACATCGAGCGCTATCTGGATTGGCTCGACGCCCGCTTCGGCCGCGGCCAATTGGATGTAGCGGACGCGCCCATCTACCCAGTGGGCAAAGTCAGCGCCAGCGCCATTTTCCCGGCAACCCAGCCCGCCAATCTGCCACTGTTGCAAACCCTCGACGGGAAGGCCATCGCCGCTAAAGAAGAATGGGGCGAAAAGAAAAAGGGGATTATGGCCCGCATCCTTTCCTTTATGGGCGAAGCGGCTCCTTACGCCAATCAGCCAGCAGGGGAATATGGATCGGAATATGCCTATGTCGCGCAAAAACTGGGGCGTCATAGTCTGCCGGAAGGGATCGAAAAAGTTAGTTTGAATTTCGGCGATTATATTGCAGGTGACCTCTATTACCCGGCGGATGCGAAAACGAATGCCAAAACCATTCCCGCTATAGTCTGGTTGCATCCTCTCTCTAACTCCAATGGCTATGTGGCAGGCTACCGCCGGGGCGAGAACATTCATCTCAAACTGGCGCAAGCGGGTTTCGCCGTTTTTGCCTTCGATCATATCGGCAACGGCGAACGTCTGATGGAGGTTTCCCATTTTTACGACCGTTATCCCGAATGGTCCTTGTTTGGAAAAATGGTGCGCGACGCTTTGTCGTCTTTAGATGCTTTCAATGGATTGGATTGGGTGGACAAGAGAAGGATATATGTTTTTAGTTATGGTCTCGGCGCAGCGGTAGGGCTTCACGCCGCCGCCTTGGACGAGCGGATTGCAGGCGCGGTATCCATCGCTGGGTTTACGCCAATGCGCTTGGATACGGTGGAGAAGGGAACCGGCGGTTTGGCGCGCTGGTCGCAATGGCTGCCGCTGTTGCCTAAAATGGAAGCGTTCATTGGACAAGAGACCCGCGTTCCCTACGATTATCATGAAGCGCTGGCGTCGATCGCTCCCCGGCCGGTTCTGGCGGCGGCGCCTCGGATCGACGGCCAGCATCCCATCGCAGACGTAAGGGCATGCGTCGAGGAGGCGAAGCAGGTTTATACCCTGTTCGGCGTTCCCGATAATTTGCAGCTAATGGAACTGGACGACTACAACCATCTATCGCCGGAAATTCAAGATGCGGTTATTGTGAAGTTTAAACAGATGATTGGCATGGAATAA
- a CDS encoding sulfatase translates to MDKSSSIFSRRRFIKTAGAALPCIAVWGKAAADAPSRPNIVFLLTDDQRWDALGCMGNSIIQTPNLDQLAAEGTLFTHNFCTTSICMSSRASLFTGLYTRCHGIDDFSLPLPPERFAYTYPALLRKAGYRTGFIGKWGLGGKLPAEEFDYFEGFEGQGKYFHEIDGKQVHLTKILGDKALDFIKGCSNDKLFCLSVSFKAPHVQDEDHRQFLYEPDLEELYQKDQIPLPKTADDKFFQEQSEFVQKSEGRIRWDKRFATPEMRQTSVKGYYRLVTGVDRVLGKLRAALQEAGLSDNTVIVFTSDNGFYLGEHGLAGKWLMHEESIRTPLIIFDPRQDAEQRGRKISAMTLNIDAAPTLLDLAGVEIPSFLQGRSLLPLLRNEKMDWRQEWFYEHFFGYQGKIPRTVGIRTDRWKYVRYIDPDPAVEEFYDIQDDPLEENNLIAVSEYQPLIGAMRDRVQAWEKQLQNWKLDPSYHWGDPL, encoded by the coding sequence ATGGACAAATCCTCTTCAATTTTCTCGCGGCGGCGGTTCATAAAAACAGCGGGCGCGGCGTTGCCGTGCATAGCCGTATGGGGAAAAGCGGCGGCTGACGCGCCTTCCCGGCCTAATATCGTTTTCTTGCTGACGGACGACCAGCGCTGGGATGCGCTGGGCTGCATGGGGAATTCCATCATTCAAACGCCAAACCTGGACCAATTGGCCGCCGAGGGGACGCTCTTTACCCATAATTTCTGCACCACGTCCATCTGCATGTCCAGCCGGGCGAGCCTGTTTACCGGCCTATATACCCGCTGCCACGGCATTGACGACTTCTCTTTGCCCTTGCCGCCGGAGCGTTTCGCCTATACCTATCCGGCGCTATTGCGCAAAGCGGGCTATCGAACGGGATTCATCGGCAAATGGGGATTGGGAGGAAAACTCCCCGCCGAGGAATTCGATTATTTCGAAGGCTTCGAGGGACAGGGGAAATATTTCCACGAAATCGACGGGAAACAAGTTCATTTAACCAAAATTTTAGGAGATAAAGCGCTGGATTTTATAAAGGGCTGCTCTAACGATAAGCTGTTTTGTCTGTCGGTCAGTTTCAAAGCGCCGCATGTGCAGGACGAAGATCACCGCCAGTTTCTATACGAGCCGGATTTGGAAGAACTCTATCAAAAAGATCAAATTCCCCTTCCAAAAACCGCTGATGATAAATTTTTCCAAGAACAATCCGAATTCGTCCAAAAATCGGAAGGGCGCATCCGCTGGGACAAACGCTTCGCCACCCCGGAGATGCGCCAAACCTCCGTCAAAGGATACTACCGCCTCGTGACCGGCGTCGATCGCGTTTTAGGAAAATTGAGGGCAGCTTTGCAGGAAGCGGGATTGAGCGATAATACCGTCATCGTCTTTACCTCGGATAACGGATTCTACCTCGGCGAGCACGGCCTGGCGGGCAAGTGGCTGATGCACGAGGAATCGATTCGCACGCCGTTGATTATTTTCGATCCGCGTCAGGACGCCGAGCAGCGCGGGCGGAAAATATCTGCCATGACGCTGAATATCGATGCTGCGCCCACGCTGCTCGATCTGGCGGGCGTGGAAATTCCCTCTTTTCTGCAAGGGCGAAGCCTATTGCCTCTTTTGCGCAACGAGAAAATGGATTGGCGGCAGGAATGGTTTTACGAGCATTTCTTCGGTTATCAAGGAAAAATTCCGCGCACGGTGGGCATTCGCACGGATCGCTGGAAATACGTTCGTTATATCGATCCCGATCCGGCGGTGGAAGAATTTTACGATATTCAAGACGATCCCTTGGAAGAGAATAATCTCATCGCCGTATCCGAATATCAACCGCTGATCGGAGCGATGCGGGATCGCGTTCAAGCGTGGGAGAAGCAGCTGCAAAATTGGAAATTGGACCCATCCTATCATTGGGGGGATCCTTTATAA
- a CDS encoding GDP-mannose 4,6-dehydratase translates to MVEKDGGVYYTVAIVSHPNDKKPIASGAVVNKKALITGITGQDGSYLAELLLEKGYEVHGLVRRVAFEDPERRLWRLRDFLDRLQLHGASMESYASLFKIVQQIRPDECYHLAAQSFVSYSFEDEFSTIHTNIHGTHFMLSAIKELVPECRFYFAGSSEMFGSVKQTPQTEETPFHPRSAYGISKVAGFDLTRNYREAYGLFAASGILFNHESPRRGYEFVTRKITHSVAKIKLGRLKKLELGNLDAKRDWGFAGEYVQAMWLMMQQDRPRDYVIATGETHSVKEFAQHAFAHVGLNWEDYVVKDEKFFRPSEVHLLCGDCSKASAELGWQPKTKFEDLVKMMVDADLRTLEGQ, encoded by the coding sequence ATGGTTGAAAAAGACGGCGGGGTTTACTACACTGTTGCCATCGTTTCCCATCCTAATGATAAAAAACCAATCGCATCGGGAGCCGTTGTGAATAAAAAGGCGTTGATTACGGGAATTACAGGCCAGGACGGTTCTTACCTGGCGGAATTATTATTGGAAAAGGGCTATGAAGTGCACGGCCTCGTCCGCCGCGTGGCTTTTGAAGACCCCGAACGGAGATTATGGCGGCTGCGCGATTTTCTGGACCGCTTGCAATTGCACGGCGCGTCCATGGAAAGTTATGCCAGCCTTTTTAAAATCGTCCAGCAAATAAGGCCGGACGAATGCTACCATCTGGCGGCTCAAAGCTTCGTCAGTTACTCTTTCGAGGACGAATTTTCTACGATTCACACCAACATTCACGGAACCCATTTCATGCTGTCGGCCATCAAGGAATTGGTCCCCGAATGCCGCTTCTATTTCGCCGGTTCCAGCGAAATGTTCGGCAGCGTCAAGCAAACGCCGCAAACCGAAGAGACGCCCTTCCATCCCCGTTCGGCCTACGGCATCTCCAAAGTCGCTGGATTCGATCTGACGCGCAATTACCGCGAAGCTTACGGCCTTTTCGCCGCTTCCGGCATTCTCTTCAACCACGAAAGCCCCCGCCGCGGCTACGAATTCGTTACCCGCAAAATCACCCATAGCGTCGCCAAGATCAAACTGGGCCGCCTGAAAAAACTCGAACTCGGCAACCTGGACGCCAAGCGGGATTGGGGATTCGCGGGCGAATACGTCCAGGCGATGTGGCTCATGATGCAGCAGGATCGCCCCCGCGATTACGTCATCGCTACCGGCGAGACTCATTCCGTCAAGGAATTCGCTCAGCACGCTTTCGCTCATGTCGGCTTGAATTGGGAGGATTACGTCGTCAAGGACGAAAAATTCTTCCGCCCCTCCGAAGTCCATCTGCTCTGCGGCGACTGCTCCAAAGCCTCCGCCGAACTTGGCTGGCAGCCGAAAACAAAATTCGAGGATTTAGTCAAAATGATGGTGGATGCGGACCTGCGGACGCTGGAGGGACAATAA
- a CDS encoding Gfo/Idh/MocA family oxidoreductase, protein MTMIEEKNISRRRFMKRGATAAAAVASFNVLPSKDARAVEPITVGLIGCGGRGKSAIKECLGSADEVKIAAVADLFPDNLAKAKEILEEMDSKVPDDRCFTGWDAYKKVMETDVTYVIIDVPPVFRAEMLEAAINAKKHVFMEKPASVDAQGIRRIIAAGEKAKELGLSIAAGTQRRHQGDYIETIKRLHDGAIGEIMAAQAYWCGGPIGFRERQPSWSDVEFQIRNWYHFLWLSGDHIVEQHVHNLDVINWIMGTHPIKAYGCGGCAWQKRGNIWDHHAIDFEYPNGVHMTSLCGQTPRPEGQSWVKESVQGTKGVSNCANWIKGLSEWKYEGHHQNAYIQEHTDLIASIRSGKPINEARNVAESTMTAIMGRMAEYQNKEMTWEEAINSNENLIIQPLELGPNEPTPVAIPGGKEYTGKEGWNPG, encoded by the coding sequence ATGACGATGATTGAAGAGAAAAATATTTCGCGAAGAAGATTTATGAAGAGAGGCGCAACCGCTGCGGCCGCCGTCGCCTCCTTCAATGTGCTGCCCTCGAAAGATGCGCGAGCGGTGGAGCCTATTACCGTCGGCCTTATCGGCTGCGGGGGACGCGGGAAAAGCGCCATCAAGGAATGCCTGGGATCGGCGGACGAAGTAAAAATCGCCGCCGTAGCGGATCTCTTCCCCGATAATCTGGCCAAAGCCAAAGAGATTTTGGAGGAGATGGACAGCAAAGTTCCGGACGACCGCTGTTTTACCGGCTGGGACGCTTATAAAAAAGTAATGGAAACCGACGTTACTTACGTCATTATCGACGTTCCTCCCGTGTTCCGGGCGGAAATGCTGGAAGCGGCTATCAACGCCAAGAAGCATGTCTTCATGGAAAAACCCGCCTCCGTCGATGCTCAAGGCATCCGCCGCATCATCGCCGCCGGCGAAAAAGCCAAAGAACTGGGGCTTTCCATCGCCGCCGGAACTCAGCGCCGCCATCAGGGCGATTACATCGAAACTATTAAGCGCTTGCATGATGGCGCCATCGGCGAAATCATGGCCGCCCAGGCGTATTGGTGCGGAGGTCCCATTGGTTTCAGGGAACGCCAACCGAGCTGGTCGGATGTGGAATTCCAGATTCGCAACTGGTATCACTTCTTATGGCTGTCAGGCGATCATATCGTCGAACAGCACGTGCACAACCTTGACGTTATCAACTGGATTATGGGAACGCATCCTATAAAAGCCTACGGCTGCGGCGGCTGCGCCTGGCAGAAGCGGGGAAATATTTGGGATCATCACGCCATCGACTTCGAATACCCCAACGGCGTTCATATGACGAGCCTTTGCGGCCAGACGCCGCGTCCTGAAGGCCAAAGCTGGGTAAAGGAATCGGTGCAGGGAACGAAAGGCGTCTCCAATTGCGCCAACTGGATCAAAGGATTGAGCGAATGGAAGTATGAAGGGCATCATCAGAATGCGTATATCCAAGAACATACTGATCTGATCGCCAGCATCCGCTCCGGCAAGCCGATCAACGAAGCCCGCAACGTAGCGGAGAGCACGATGACGGCGATTATGGGACGCATGGCCGAGTATCAGAACAAGGAAATGACGTGGGAAGAAGCCATCAATTCCAACGAGAATTTGATAATCCAACCGTTGGAACTCGGCCCCAACGAACCCACGCCCGTCGCCATTCCCGGCGGCAAGGAATATACGGGTAAAGAAGGATGGAATCCTGGATGA
- a CDS encoding 4a-hydroxytetrahydrobiopterin dehydratase, giving the protein MELKDQKCAPCQGNIPKMEKQRIAEFLQKIVGWDERDEKIHKRFLFNDFIEAMKFVNRMSDLAEDAGHHPDFCVHYNQVDVTVWTHKIGGLSVSDFILAAKIDALPR; this is encoded by the coding sequence ATGGAACTGAAAGATCAAAAATGCGCACCCTGCCAAGGCAATATTCCCAAAATGGAGAAACAACGCATCGCCGAATTTCTGCAAAAAATCGTTGGCTGGGACGAGCGCGACGAAAAAATTCACAAACGTTTTCTATTTAATGACTTCATCGAAGCGATGAAATTCGTAAACCGAATGTCGGACCTCGCCGAAGACGCTGGACATCATCCCGATTTCTGCGTCCATTACAACCAGGTCGATGTAACCGTCTGGACGCATAAAATCGGCGGCCTTAGCGTCAGCGATTTTATTCTCGCCGCCAAAATCGACGCCTTGCCAAGATAA
- the cysS gene encoding cysteine--tRNA ligase produces the protein MSQPVSAIHFHNTESNRKEPFQPLEPGKVRMYTCGPTVYNYAHIGNYRAYLFEDLLRRYLKYRGFQVNHIMNITDVEDKIIRESGAKNVSIFEYVKPFIQAFFEDLDVLNVERAEHYPHATDFIPQMTEIIRVLRDKGYTYERNGSIYFKISQFEKYGRLSGVKPDGVMSGARVDSDEYEKEDARDFVLWKARKEGEHFWTTEFGEGRPGWHIECSAMSMHYLGEQLDIHCGGEDNIFPHHENEIAQSEAMTGKPFVRYWLHCRHLLVNGEKMSKSKGNFFTLRDLLVQGHHPMAIRYFIVASHYRSPINLSEEALKGAHSAWSRIMDFRNRMKETIEGGENGVFSQPLEAELQTCMNRFEERMDDDLDSPRAAAAVFDFIREANKIFDDAPIAKEQAQKVLEAMNRIDSVFGVAREDEAVLNEDIDRMIQERQEARKRKDFAAADAIRDRLTGMGIILEDTREGVRWKRR, from the coding sequence ATGTCCCAACCTGTATCCGCCATTCATTTTCATAATACCGAATCCAATCGCAAGGAGCCGTTTCAGCCTCTCGAACCGGGCAAGGTTCGCATGTATACCTGCGGGCCGACGGTTTACAATTACGCTCATATCGGCAACTACCGCGCTTATCTTTTCGAAGACCTCTTGCGGCGGTATCTGAAATACCGGGGATTTCAGGTTAATCATATAATGAATATTACGGATGTGGAGGACAAAATCATCCGCGAATCCGGGGCTAAGAACGTTTCGATATTTGAATACGTAAAGCCTTTCATTCAAGCATTTTTTGAAGACCTTGACGTTCTGAATGTCGAACGAGCCGAACATTATCCCCACGCTACCGATTTTATTCCCCAAATGACGGAGATCATTCGCGTTCTGCGGGATAAGGGATATACCTACGAGAGAAACGGTTCTATCTATTTCAAAATTTCCCAATTCGAAAAATACGGACGCCTGTCCGGCGTTAAGCCCGATGGGGTGATGTCGGGCGCTCGCGTCGATTCCGACGAATACGAGAAGGAGGACGCGCGCGACTTTGTCTTATGGAAAGCCCGGAAAGAAGGGGAGCATTTTTGGACGACGGAATTCGGCGAGGGGCGTCCGGGATGGCACATCGAATGTTCCGCCATGTCCATGCACTATCTCGGCGAGCAGTTGGATATTCACTGCGGCGGCGAAGACAATATCTTTCCCCATCATGAAAACGAAATCGCCCAAAGCGAGGCCATGACGGGCAAGCCTTTCGTTCGTTATTGGCTGCATTGCCGCCATCTGTTAGTGAACGGCGAAAAAATGTCCAAATCGAAGGGGAATTTTTTCACGTTGCGCGACCTGCTCGTGCAGGGGCATCATCCAATGGCGATTCGTTATTTCATCGTCGCCAGCCATTACCGCAGCCCTATCAACCTTTCCGAAGAAGCATTGAAAGGCGCGCATTCCGCCTGGTCGCGCATTATGGATTTCCGTAACCGGATGAAAGAGACGATAGAAGGTGGAGAGAATGGCGTTTTCTCGCAACCGTTGGAGGCGGAACTCCAAACCTGCATGAACCGATTCGAGGAACGCATGGACGACGATTTGGATTCGCCGAGAGCGGCGGCGGCGGTATTCGATTTCATCCGTGAAGCCAACAAAATCTTCGACGACGCTCCCATCGCCAAAGAACAAGCGCAGAAGGTGTTGGAAGCGATGAACCGCATTGACTCCGTCTTCGGCGTAGCGAGAGAAGATGAGGCCGTTCTCAACGAAGATATCGATCGGATGATCCAGGAAAGGCAGGAGGCGCGAAAGCGAAAAGATTTCGCCGCCGCCGACGCCATCCGTGACCGACTGACTGGCATGGGGATCATTCTCGAAGACACCCGTGAAGGGGTGCGCTGGAAACGACGGTAA
- a CDS encoding type II toxin-antitoxin system ParD family antitoxin, whose translation MAATRSFALGDNYDRFIDAQVKQGRFGNATEVVRAGLRMLQDYETRMRELRLLIDEADASLAAGKGKSYDDPVELIEAIVKRGQAKSKTATGK comes from the coding sequence ATGGCTGCTACTCGAAGTTTCGCTTTAGGAGATAATTACGACCGTTTTATCGATGCTCAAGTGAAACAAGGCCGTTTTGGCAACGCTACGGAAGTGGTTCGCGCCGGTCTGCGCATGTTGCAGGACTATGAAACCCGCATGCGTGAACTTCGTCTGTTGATTGATGAAGCCGATGCCTCGCTTGCCGCTGGGAAGGGAAAATCCTATGACGATCCTGTTGAACTTATCGAAGCCATCGTGAAAAGAGGACAAGCAAAATCGAAAACAGCGACTGGAAAGTAA
- a CDS encoding EFR1 family ferrodoxin (N-terminal region resembles flavodoxins. C-terminal ferrodoxin region binds two 4Fe-4S clusters.): MSYKRLLLYCFSGTGNTYRAACWIRQAAEARGMESRLVLIDRLRPQDEIDDDPETLVGVAAPTHGFTTPWLALRFAARLPRKKRAHAFCLATRAGLKFGPVFTPGISGTGTFLLALILFFKGYRVRGSLSLDMPSNWIAFHSGLKTSSVDAIIQRAEPTALRFADKIFSCRKVWFTWNNLYELIWGILLSPISLIYLLAGRFYLAKLFLASNRCNGCGLCAERCPVQAIKMVGASQPRPFWKYKCESCMRCMAYCPERAVEASHSWAVVLYKIASIPLVFILLRRFGWSPVNEWFLHNSFFQQVFDLLNLYLALIVGYYGFHFLTRNSFINNLFSYTTLTRLYRRYREPHTSIKDIAPATRK; the protein is encoded by the coding sequence ATGTCCTATAAACGACTGCTCCTCTATTGCTTCAGCGGCACGGGCAACACCTACCGCGCCGCCTGTTGGATTCGCCAAGCCGCCGAAGCGCGAGGGATGGAATCCCGCCTTGTTCTCATCGATCGCCTGCGTCCCCAAGACGAAATCGATGACGATCCGGAAACGCTGGTCGGCGTAGCCGCGCCGACGCACGGCTTCACCACTCCTTGGCTGGCATTGCGGTTCGCCGCCCGTTTGCCCCGAAAAAAGCGCGCCCACGCCTTCTGCCTGGCCACGCGGGCAGGGCTGAAATTCGGCCCCGTTTTTACGCCCGGAATTAGTGGAACGGGAACGTTTCTTCTCGCCTTGATTCTCTTCTTTAAAGGCTATCGCGTCCGCGGCTCGTTGAGTTTGGATATGCCTTCCAACTGGATCGCTTTCCATTCTGGTTTGAAGACGTCGAGCGTTGACGCCATCATCCAACGCGCCGAACCAACGGCGCTTCGATTCGCAGATAAAATTTTTTCTTGCCGGAAAGTATGGTTTACCTGGAACAATCTCTATGAATTAATCTGGGGAATCCTTTTATCTCCGATTTCTCTGATCTACTTATTAGCCGGACGATTCTACCTGGCCAAACTCTTTCTCGCCAGCAATCGATGCAACGGATGCGGACTGTGCGCCGAACGCTGCCCCGTTCAAGCGATCAAAATGGTTGGCGCCTCTCAACCCCGCCCGTTTTGGAAATACAAATGCGAAAGTTGCATGCGCTGTATGGCGTATTGTCCCGAACGAGCCGTCGAAGCGAGCCATTCCTGGGCCGTCGTTCTTTATAAAATCGCTTCGATTCCGCTTGTGTTTATTCTATTGCGACGGTTTGGATGGTCTCCCGTCAATGAGTGGTTTCTTCATAATTCCTTTTTTCAACAAGTCTTCGATTTACTGAATCTCTATCTCGCTTTAATTGTCGGCTATTATGGATTCCACTTTCTCACTCGCAATTCCTTTATAAATAATCTCTTTTCCTATACGACGCTCACCCGTCTCTATCGCCGTTATCGCGAACCGCATACGTCCATAAAAGACATCGCGCCCGCGACGCGAAAATGA
- a CDS encoding potassium-transporting ATPase subunit F, whose protein sequence is MNVPVPPPDALGIPSPAFIFQFLMLLTYTLHVVFMNFVLGGFLIITINEWIFGKNPAAAKADSLLLKMMPVALSLAITMGVAPLLFVQTLYGNFFYSANVIMGWHWMSILALVMIAFYLIYIAIAKRPEGATSSLWTSLIAIVNTILFFMVAFLFTNNAVLTENPAYWANIYSGAKSVAAPDSSLWQRYLHNISGALAVAGMWCAAVARYRRRYDPADAETTRWLHRSGLLWAIGGTLAAMATGFLYLVFLGGDRIKAFMSIDALFIGWAISVVVTFVLLVFLIMALMQPEKSIFLWSGVGLMSAALFGMAMGREHLRMVSLKPYFTMDQLTLNPSYSSLAMFLITFVLGLLVLGYLIRLVYALPESTEDDT, encoded by the coding sequence ATGAACGTTCCCGTACCGCCGCCCGATGCGTTGGGAATTCCTTCTCCGGCCTTTATCTTCCAATTTCTGATGTTGTTGACGTACACGCTGCACGTTGTCTTTATGAATTTCGTTCTCGGCGGTTTTCTCATCATCACGATCAATGAATGGATTTTCGGCAAAAATCCCGCCGCCGCCAAAGCGGATTCCCTGCTTTTGAAAATGATGCCGGTTGCGCTTTCGCTGGCGATTACGATGGGCGTGGCGCCGCTATTGTTCGTGCAAACGCTCTATGGAAACTTTTTTTATTCCGCCAACGTCATCATGGGATGGCATTGGATGAGCATCTTGGCTTTGGTTATGATCGCGTTTTACTTGATTTATATCGCCATCGCCAAGAGACCGGAAGGCGCGACGAGTTCATTATGGACAAGCCTCATCGCAATCGTCAATACGATACTCTTTTTTATGGTCGCTTTTCTTTTCACCAACAACGCCGTTCTTACGGAGAATCCAGCTTATTGGGCGAACATCTATTCAGGCGCGAAAAGCGTCGCCGCGCCCGATTCCAGTCTCTGGCAGCGCTATCTGCATAATATCTCCGGCGCATTGGCCGTAGCGGGAATGTGGTGCGCGGCGGTTGCGCGTTATCGCCGCCGATACGATCCCGCAGATGCTGAGACTACGCGCTGGCTGCATCGTTCGGGGCTGTTATGGGCTATCGGCGGGACGCTGGCGGCGATGGCTACGGGCTTTCTTTACCTTGTCTTCCTTGGCGGCGACCGCATCAAAGCGTTTATGAGCATAGACGCGTTGTTTATAGGTTGGGCGATTTCCGTTGTAGTTACTTTCGTATTGCTCGTATTCTTGATAATGGCTTTGATGCAGCCTGAAAAATCCATCTTTTTATGGAGCGGCGTAGGATTAATGTCTGCGGCGCTTTTCGGCATGGCGATGGGCAGGGAACACTTGCGGATGGTTTCGCTGAAGCCCTATTTTACGATGGATCAACTAACCTTGAATCCCAGCTATTCCAGCCTGGCAATGTTTTTGATTACGTTCGTTTTGGGACTATTGGTTTTGGGGTATTTGATTCGACTTGTCTATGCGCTGCCGGAAAGTACGGAAGATGATACATAG
- a CDS encoding type II toxin-antitoxin system RelE/ParE family toxin, with product MANIYEEIAKDSPIYAERFVDDLVRQIYKLAHIRMAGAPRDWIRPGLRAFPYRKRCFYFRIEGEKLILLRVLHGAQDIENQFGEEYR from the coding sequence TTGGCAAACATCTATGAAGAAATTGCAAAGGATAGTCCGATCTATGCGGAACGCTTTGTCGATGACCTTGTTCGGCAGATTTACAAACTAGCGCACATTCGCATGGCAGGCGCGCCCCGGGATTGGATACGCCCCGGTTTACGGGCTTTTCCCTATAGGAAGCGTTGTTTTTATTTTCGGATTGAAGGGGAAAAACTGATTCTTCTTCGCGTCTTGCATGGCGCACAAGATATTGAAAATCAGTTTGGCGAAGAATATCGTTAA